A region from the Papaver somniferum cultivar HN1 unplaced genomic scaffold, ASM357369v1 unplaced-scaffold_22, whole genome shotgun sequence genome encodes:
- the LOC113340625 gene encoding uncharacterized protein LOC113340625: protein MKSPVQGRPLCLYTAFSDTVVGTLLAQEDDEGIEHTIYYFSRTLRDAELGYPKAENACLALNYSIQKFRHYLLSNKVVLISKSDPIKFLLSKPALIGRPDKWLLQMSEFDITCASPKAIKGQAVADLLAALLGENTLKLLEGLPGDPPEVFLVKEEAWLLFFDGSSTPSTNTGGAGVVLVSPAGEVFSYSFKLYFPCTNNSAEYEAFLIGLSLAKQAGATRLEIRSDSKLLVNQMNGIYALKELTPASYRAEAQKLLNYFVDVTITHIGRNSNKHADCLDTLSSKLQFEGFEETLTVKRRTIASTWLPLPKKDGEDDWRTPIIQELNSSLSQGKVSLKTLRSFFMLQGVLYHRNPDGSLSVCLGKEEVQHQLDRVHDEVCGITSVVTLYRRLQRLGYYWPGYYWPEMEAQSRSLQKTCSNCQAPPHQSEFFNINLAGDWQRSYISYLCDGILPTNKENASKIKDESKKFVFHDRILYRKSFGGSLLRCLNEA, encoded by the coding sequence ATGAAATCCCCtgtacaaggaagaccgttgtgtCTTTACACCGCCTTCAGTGATACTGTTGTTGGAACCCTCCTCGCTCAAGAAGACGACGAAGGGATCGAACAtaccatatactacttcagtcgaacatTAAGAGATGCTGAACTCGGATACCCCAAAGCGGAAAATGCGTGTCTGGCTCTAAATTATTCCATCCAAAAGTTCCGACACTACCTTCTCTCCAACAAGGTGGTACTGATATCCAAATCTGATCCTATAAAGTTtctcctctcaaaaccggccctgatagggAGACCGGATAAATGGCTCCTTCAGATGTCAGAATTCGACATAACGTGTGCTTCCCCGAAGGCTATTAAAGGACAAGCTGTTGCAGATCTGTTAGCAGCACTCCTAGGAGAAAATACTTTAAAGTTACTTGAGGGTCTTCCTGGAGATCCTCCAGAAGTTTTTCTAGTCAAAGAAGAGGCATGGCTACTATTCTTCGACGGCTCTTCCACCCCTAGTACTAACACCGGAGGAGCAGGCGTGGTTCTGGTATCCCCTGCTGGTGAAGTCTTCTCGTATTCTTTCAAGCTATACTTCCCTTGCActaacaactcagcggaatacgaagccttcctcataggacTATCACTGGCTAAACAAGCTGGggccacacgtctggaaataagaaGTGATTCCAAACTACTCGTCAACCAGATGAACGGAATCTACGCGCTAAAGGAATTAACACCGGCGTCATATAGGGCTGAAGCACAAAAACTGCTAAACTACTTCGTTGATGTAACCATCACACACATCGGACGTAATAGCAACAAGCACGCTGATTGTCTAGATACACTATCATCAAAGCTGCAGTTCGAAGGATTCgaagaaaccctgacagtgaaaaGGCGAACCATAGCTTCCACGTGGCTTCCGCTACCTAAGAAGGACGGAGAAGATGACTGGAGAACTCCTATTATCCAGGAACTCAACAGCTCACTTTCCCAGGGTAAGGTCAGTCTCAAGACTTTGCGAAGTTTCTTTATGCTTCAAGGCGTTCTATACCATCGAAACCCAGACGGCTCCCTGTCGGTATGCCTCGGAAAGGAAGAGGTGCAACATCAACTTGACCGCGTCCATGACGAGGTATGTGGGATAACATCGGTAGTAACCCTCTATCGTCGTTTACAACGACTTGGTTACTACTGGCCAGGTTACTACTGGCCAGAGATGGAGGCTCAATCCCGATCGCTTCAGAAAACATGTTCCAATTGCCAAGCACCACCGCATCAGTCAGAATTCTTCAATATTAATCTCGCTGGGGACTGGCAGAGGTCGTACATCAGCTACCTCTGCGATGGCATACTCCCTACCAACAAAGAAAACGCGTCCAAGATAAAAGACGAATCCAAAAAGTTTGTGTTCCATGACAGGATTTTATATCGCAAAAGTTTTGGAGGAAGTTTACTGCGATGTTTGAATGAGGCGTAA